The nucleotide window GAACGATGATGTTGAAGGCCCCGACGGACAGCAGGGGGATGAGGAAGACGTGCATCTGGGCCGAATGGTAGAGCGGGAGCGCATGGACGCAGCGGTCGTCGGAGGTGAAGTCCAACGCCAGCAGCGCCGAGAGGTACTCGTGCAGCAGCGCCCGGTGGGTCATCACGGCTCCCTTGGGCGCCGAGGTGGTGCCGGAGGTGTAGAGCAGCTGTGCGATATCCGTGTCGGTGACGGAGAATTCGTCCTCACCGACCGGGGCGATGTCGGCCGCGGTGGCGACGGGGACGAGCGCGGTGAAGTCGATGACCTGAGCTCGTTCGCCGGTCGGCACGGTCGTTACGGCCTCGAGCAGATCGGTGTCGGCGAAGACGATCTCCGCTCCGGCGTTGCTGAGGATGTAGTCGAGCTCATCGTTCTTCAGCTGATAGTTCACCGGCACATGGATGGCTCCCATGCGTGCGCAGGCGAGGTAGAGGAAGACGTAGAGGTCGGAGTTCTTCCCGTATGCCGCGATGCGGTCGCCCTTCCGCGCGCCGAGGCGCACCAATTCCCGGGCCACGGCCGTGACGGCAGCGTCGAGTTGAGAATAGGTCCACGTCCTATCCGCGAATTCGATCGCCGTGTCCTTGGGGAAGCGACCCGCGCTGCGGCGGATGAGATCGGAGATCGTCGAGCTGTTGCTGATGGCGGGAGAGACGGCCGCGGTATCTGAGACTGACATGGCACCAATATATGAGCGCAAGCACCGGAACGTGAACTGGATCTCAGTTTCGAGCCCCTGCGTTCAGTGAGTTCACAGTCTCGGGAATGTAATAGTGTGGAGCCATGAGACATCCGAAGGTGAGTGACTGCGTCGACGTCTTCGATTCGCTGTGGCCGCCGGCACTGGCCGAGTCGTGGGACACGGTGGGATTGGCCGTCGGAGATCCCGATGCGGAGGTGCGCTCGATCCTCCTCGCGCTCGACCCGATGGACGCAGTCATCGCCGAGGCGGTGGTGCTCGAAGCCGATCTCGTGTTCAACCACCATCCCCTCATGCTCAAACCTGTGAAGTCGGTCAACGCCGCAACCCTCAAGGGCGGAGCCGTGCACACGCTCATCAGCAACGACATCGCCCTGTTCAACGCGCATACGAATGCCGACTCCGCCCGAGGCGGTGTCTCCGATGTGCTCATCTCTCTGCTCGGCATCACCGATTCTCAGCCGCTGACGCCTCATGTCTCCGGCCCCGCACCGGATCCCGAGCTTGCGTCCACGGGCATCGGGCGTGTCGGGGATCTGCCCGCACCGACCGCAGTACGCGACCTGGCGCGACAGCTTTCGCAGAAGCTGCCGCGCACCACCACGGGCGTGCGCATCGCCGGTGATCCGGCGGCGATGGTGACCCGTGTCGCCGTGTGCGGCGGTGCGGGCGACTCCCTCTTCGACGCCGTCAGGTCCCACGGAGCCGAGGTCTATGTGACTGCGGATCTGCGCCACCATCCCGCGACCGAGGCACTGGATACGGCGAACCGGCGGGAAGGCGGACTCGAACTCATCGACGTCTCCCACTGGGCGTCGGAGACAGTGTGGCTCGCTGCCGCGGCCGATGCTCTGGAAGCGGAGTTCGCCGCACGCGGCTTCACTGTCTCCCTGCAGCATTCGGCCGTCAACACCGACCCCTGGGTCGAACGCTTCTGACGAGGAGAACGACGATGCTCATCACCGACGCTCAGCGCACCGCGCTTGAGACCCTCATCGAACTCACCGCTCAAGGCAGAGCGCTGCGCCACGAACACGAGAACCCGAAGCGCGCCGCCGAACTGCAGGAGCTCGTGCGCAAGCACAAAGAGCTCGGCGATGAGCGGACGCAGGCGAGCGAAGTGGTCGAGACGCACCGAGCGACGATCGCAGAGACGAATGCGCTCATCGAGGCGCAGAAGATGAAGATCGAGAAGAAGACGGTCGAACTCAACGACGGGACCGGGCTGACCAGCCGAGATCTGGTGAACCTGCAGGATGAGATCGCCGGCCATGAGACCCGCGTCGCCGAGCTCGAGGAGAACGAACTCGAGGAGATGGAACGGCTCGAGGCCGCCGAGTCAGGGCTGTCCGCCATCGACGACAGGCTCGCGGAAGTCACGGCGGCCGGGCGTGAGGCACAGACGGCGGTCAAGGACCGCAAAGCCGAGCTGAACGGACTCCTCGAGCAGAACGAGGCTGCGGCGCGTGAACCGCGGGCGGCGCTGCCGCAGCAGGTGGTGACGGCCTTCGACGCGAATGTGCGCCAGGGAGGGCCGGGGGCCGCACTGCTCACGGGTCCGAACTGTCAGGCCTGCGGACAGGAGATCGGCGGAGCCGCATGGCATGCGATGCTCGGCGCCGATGTGAATGAGACCTACGAATGCGAAGAGTGCGAGGCGGTGCTGCTGCGACGCAGCTGAGCATCACTCAGTCGCGGACAACGATCGTCAGAGCCGCAGGCTTCGACGCGGTGGGCGCGGTGAACTCGACCTCATAGAGCTCTTCGGCACGCGCCACCAGCTCGTCCATCGCCTGCGGCAGCGGGCGTTCATCGGCGAGAAGTCGACCGGCGAACTGGCCGCGGTAGAACTTCGCCCAATGGGAGACGACCCGACGTTTCCCGTCCTTGTCGGTCACGGCACCCATGAGCACGACCTGCTCATTCGGTCCCGGCCACGCGGCTCGGTAATCGCTCGAACGGCAGTCGAGGGCCACCTCGGCGGGTTCGAGGTTGCTGGACTTCGCGAGGATCGGCTTCCAGAACGAGGTGAGCCGTCCCAGCGTTCCCAGCTCGGTCTTCATCGCCAGTCGGTAGGCGGGGATGACGTCGAGTCCGTTCACCCGGCCGAAGAGGGCCGAATAGACCTGCACCTGCCGCAGACGCTCCTGCAGCGACTCATCGGTCGCAGCCGCAGCGACGAGGTCACGTGCGCCCATCGCCTCATAGAGGACCCCGGAGTAGGTGAGCAGCGCGGGTGCACAGGGAATCGTGTCGAGCACGGTGTTGCGTTCGACGTCCTCGGCCAACGACTTCCCGACGCCGAGACGCTCGAGCGCATCCCGACGCTTCGAGGTCTTCTGCAGAGCCGCGAGCACACGCTTGCGTTTGGCGGTGAGATCCGGCGCCGACAGACCATCGAGGTCGATAATCGGTCCGGATGCGGCCGGCGTCTTGCCCTCGGAGGGCGGCAGGAGGATCTTCACCACTCCATCGTAGGAGCAGCCTCCGGAGCCATCGTGCGGTGCCTCGAATGACCTTCGTCACGTTTGTCCGCGCGTGAGTGTGCTGCGGGCGGGCGGGGTGCGTCGCAGCGATGTGCGCACGCTAGAATTGACTGCTTGAGGACAGGTCACCAGACGGTCGCGGCCCCATTCGGGGCTGAGGAACGTCCGGGCTCCACAGAGCAGGGATGGTGGGTAACACCCACCCGGGGCAACCCGCGGGCCAGTGCAACAGAAAGCAGACCGCCCGACTCCGGTCGGGTAAGGGTGAAACGGTGGTGTAAGAGACCACCAGAGTGTCGGGTGACCGACACTGCTGGGTAAACCCCATCCGGAGCAAGATCAGACAGACAGCGTTCGAGGCTGCTCGCCGAGCTGTCGGGTGGATTGCTTGAGGCCGGTGGCAACATCGGTCCCAGATAGATGGCCGTCAGGCGAGAAGGGCAACCGACTCGTCGACAGAACCCGGCGTATCGGTGGCCTGTCCTCAACCATGACCCGCCGCCGATGAGGACCGGCTCCAGCTCATGACTTGCTGCGTTTGACCTTCGCCCGTCCGTCGTTGACCGCGATCATCGCCGCCCCGACGATTCCCGCGTTGTTGAACAGCTTCGCCGGTTTGAGCTTCGCACGGGTGGAGATGAGCGGCAGGAACTTCTCATGTGACTTCGACACGCCGCCGCCGACGATGATGATGTCCGGTGCCACCAGCAGCTCCAACTGCGAGTAGTACTGCTGCAGGCGAGCCGCCCATTCGGGGTAGGACAGTCCCAGGCGGGTCTTGACCGACTCGGCCGCCTGCGTCTCCGCGTCTGCCCCGTTCATCTCGATATGTCCGAGCTCC belongs to Brevibacterium spongiae and includes:
- a CDS encoding DUF7581 domain-containing protein, which gives rise to MLITDAQRTALETLIELTAQGRALRHEHENPKRAAELQELVRKHKELGDERTQASEVVETHRATIAETNALIEAQKMKIEKKTVELNDGTGLTSRDLVNLQDEIAGHETRVAELEENELEEMERLEAAESGLSAIDDRLAEVTAAGREAQTAVKDRKAELNGLLEQNEAAAREPRAALPQQVVTAFDANVRQGGPGAALLTGPNCQACGQEIGGAAWHAMLGADVNETYECEECEAVLLRRS
- a CDS encoding YaaA family protein; translation: MKILLPPSEGKTPAASGPIIDLDGLSAPDLTAKRKRVLAALQKTSKRRDALERLGVGKSLAEDVERNTVLDTIPCAPALLTYSGVLYEAMGARDLVAAAATDESLQERLRQVQVYSALFGRVNGLDVIPAYRLAMKTELGTLGRLTSFWKPILAKSSNLEPAEVALDCRSSDYRAAWPGPNEQVVLMGAVTDKDGKRRVVSHWAKFYRGQFAGRLLADERPLPQAMDELVARAEELYEVEFTAPTASKPAALTIVVRD
- a CDS encoding Nif3-like dinuclear metal center hexameric protein, translating into MRHPKVSDCVDVFDSLWPPALAESWDTVGLAVGDPDAEVRSILLALDPMDAVIAEAVVLEADLVFNHHPLMLKPVKSVNAATLKGGAVHTLISNDIALFNAHTNADSARGGVSDVLISLLGITDSQPLTPHVSGPAPDPELASTGIGRVGDLPAPTAVRDLARQLSQKLPRTTTGVRIAGDPAAMVTRVAVCGGAGDSLFDAVRSHGAEVYVTADLRHHPATEALDTANRREGGLELIDVSHWASETVWLAAAADALEAEFAARGFTVSLQHSAVNTDPWVERF